The following proteins are co-located in the Manihot esculenta cultivar AM560-2 chromosome 9, M.esculenta_v8, whole genome shotgun sequence genome:
- the LOC110622997 gene encoding germin-like protein 5-1 isoform X2 — translation MKAAVVVLFGIFLASVMADPELLQDVCVADLSSVKVNGFVCRENITADDFFFTGLAKPGLTNNTMGSLVTAASVQKIPGLNTLGISMSRIDYAPGGLNPPHTHPRASEIVFVIKGHLEVGFITTANVLISKTIKKGEIFVFPKGLVHFQKNNGKVSAAVIAAFNSQLPGTQAIAATLFAATPPVPDHVLTKAFQVGKKEIRKIKCRLGSNK, via the exons ATGAAGGCCGCCGTGGTGGTACTATTTGGTATTTTCTTGGCCTCTGTGATGGCTGATCCTGAGTTGCTTCAAGATGTCTGTGTTGCTGATCTTTCCTCTG TGAAAGTTAATGGCTTCGTCTGCAGAGAAAATATCACAGCAGATGACTTCTTCTTCACCGGGCTAGCCAAACCTGGGCTAACCAACAACACCATGGGCTCTCTGGTCACTGCAGCCAGTGTTCAGAAAATTCCAGGCCTTAACACCCTTGGAATCTCCATGTCTCGCATTGACTACGCCCCAGGTGGTCTTAATCCTCCCCACACCCACCCACGAGCCTCCGAGATAGTCTTTGTCATCAAAGGCCACCTGGAGGTGGGCTTCATCACCACCGCTAACGTTCTGATCTCAAAGACCATCAAGAAGGGTGAGATATTTGTTTTCCCAAAAGGGTTGGTGCATTTTCAGAAGAATAATGGCAAGGTATCCGCCGCCGTAATCGCCGCCTTCAACAGCCAGCTTCCAGGAACTCAAGCTATAGCAGCCACATTATTCGCTGCCACACCCCCGGTTCCAGACCACGTGTTAACCAAGGCCTTTCAAGTGGGAAAAAAGGAGATTCGGAAAATCAAGTGCCGGTTGGGTTCAAATAAGTAA
- the LOC110622997 gene encoding germin-like protein 5-1 isoform X1, giving the protein MKAAVVVLFGIFLASVMADPELLQDVCVADLSSAVKVNGFVCRENITADDFFFTGLAKPGLTNNTMGSLVTAASVQKIPGLNTLGISMSRIDYAPGGLNPPHTHPRASEIVFVIKGHLEVGFITTANVLISKTIKKGEIFVFPKGLVHFQKNNGKVSAAVIAAFNSQLPGTQAIAATLFAATPPVPDHVLTKAFQVGKKEIRKIKCRLGSNK; this is encoded by the exons ATGAAGGCCGCCGTGGTGGTACTATTTGGTATTTTCTTGGCCTCTGTGATGGCTGATCCTGAGTTGCTTCAAGATGTCTGTGTTGCTGATCTTTCCTCTG CAGTGAAAGTTAATGGCTTCGTCTGCAGAGAAAATATCACAGCAGATGACTTCTTCTTCACCGGGCTAGCCAAACCTGGGCTAACCAACAACACCATGGGCTCTCTGGTCACTGCAGCCAGTGTTCAGAAAATTCCAGGCCTTAACACCCTTGGAATCTCCATGTCTCGCATTGACTACGCCCCAGGTGGTCTTAATCCTCCCCACACCCACCCACGAGCCTCCGAGATAGTCTTTGTCATCAAAGGCCACCTGGAGGTGGGCTTCATCACCACCGCTAACGTTCTGATCTCAAAGACCATCAAGAAGGGTGAGATATTTGTTTTCCCAAAAGGGTTGGTGCATTTTCAGAAGAATAATGGCAAGGTATCCGCCGCCGTAATCGCCGCCTTCAACAGCCAGCTTCCAGGAACTCAAGCTATAGCAGCCACATTATTCGCTGCCACACCCCCGGTTCCAGACCACGTGTTAACCAAGGCCTTTCAAGTGGGAAAAAAGGAGATTCGGAAAATCAAGTGCCGGTTGGGTTCAAATAAGTAA